In the Mastomys coucha isolate ucsf_1 unplaced genomic scaffold, UCSF_Mcou_1 pScaffold18, whole genome shotgun sequence genome, one interval contains:
- the Btbd19 gene encoding BTB/POZ domain-containing protein 19 isoform X1, translating to MENPGLVVRGQAAPFTTALRSLVNNPRYSDICFVVGQERQEIFAHRCLLACRCNFFQRLLGPGVPSPVVLSTVPAEAFLAVLEFLYTNSVKLHRYSVSLPSRGLLGGRKLRMLEAGVCPLCCGLRGRGGDFLLFPQPFPPPNTPPVQVLEVLTAAVEYGLEELRELCLEFVVKVLDVELVCEALQVAVTFGLGPLQQRCIAFIEAHSQEALRTRGFLELSATALLPVLRSDKLCVDEAELVQAARSWARVGAAVLEQPVAEVAAPVVRELRLALLAPAELSALEEQNRREPLIPVEQIVEAWKCHALRRGDAARSAPCRRRRGTLPRDHHRFLDLRFK from the exons ATGGAGAACCCAGGATTGGTGGTGCGTGGGCAGGCTGCACCCTTTACCACAGCACTTCGAAGCCTGGTCAACAACCCCCGGTACAG TGATATTTGCTTTGTGGTTGGTCAAGAACGGCAAGAGATATTTGCCCACCGGTGCTTGTTGGCCTGTAGATGTAACTTCTTCCAGAGACTTTTGGGCCCTGGGGTACCTAGTCCTGTGGTACTAAGCACTGTGCCGGCCGAAGCCTTCTTAGCCGTGCTGGAGTTCCTGTATACCAACAGTGTCAAGCTGCACCGGTACTCTGTGAGCCTACCAAGCAGAGGTCTTCTGGGTGGGAGAAAGCTGAGGATGCTGGAGGCAGGAGTGTGCCCATTATGCTGTGGGTTGAGGGGCAGGGGGGGGGACTTCCTTCTGTTCCCTCAACCATTCCCACCCCCCAACACCCCACCCGTGCAGGTGCTGGAGGTGCTGACAGCCGCTGTAGAATATGGGCTGGAGGAACTTCGCGAG CTATGCCTGGAGTTTGTGGTGAAGGTCCTGGACGTGGAGCTGGTTTGTGAGGCTCTGCAG GTTGCTGTAACCTTTGGCCTGGGGCCACTGCAGCAGCGGTGCATAGCcttcatagaggctcacagccag GAGGCGCTCCGCACCCGTGGCTTCCTGGAGCTGTCCGCCACCGCGCTGCTGCCCGTGCTACGCAGTGACAAGCTCTGCGTGGACGAGGCTGAGCTGGTCCAGGCAGCCCGAAGCTGGGCACGCGTGGGCGCC GCGGTGTTGGAGCAACCCGTGGCCGAGGTGGCAGCTCCAGTGGTTCGAGAGCTGAGACTGGCTTTGCTCGCCCCGGCGGAGCTAAGCGCCCTGGAAGAGCAGAACCGACGGGAGCCGCTCATCCCG GTTGAGCAAATTGTGGAGGCATGGAAGTGCCACGCCCTACGGAGAGGAGATGCGGCCCGGAGCGCACCGTGCCGCCGACGGAGGGGCACTCTGCCCCGAGATCACCATCGCTTTCTGGACCTTCGTTTCAAATGA
- the Btbd19 gene encoding BTB/POZ domain-containing protein 19 isoform X2, translating into MENPGLVVRGQAAPFTTALRSLVNNPRYSDICFVVGQERQEIFAHRCLLACRCNFFQRLLGPGVPSPVVLSTVPAEAFLAVLEFLYTNSVKLHRYSVLEVLTAAVEYGLEELRELCLEFVVKVLDVELVCEALQVAVTFGLGPLQQRCIAFIEAHSQEALRTRGFLELSATALLPVLRSDKLCVDEAELVQAARSWARVGAAVLEQPVAEVAAPVVRELRLALLAPAELSALEEQNRREPLIPVEQIVEAWKCHALRRGDAARSAPCRRRRGTLPRDHHRFLDLRFK; encoded by the exons ATGGAGAACCCAGGATTGGTGGTGCGTGGGCAGGCTGCACCCTTTACCACAGCACTTCGAAGCCTGGTCAACAACCCCCGGTACAG TGATATTTGCTTTGTGGTTGGTCAAGAACGGCAAGAGATATTTGCCCACCGGTGCTTGTTGGCCTGTAGATGTAACTTCTTCCAGAGACTTTTGGGCCCTGGGGTACCTAGTCCTGTGGTACTAAGCACTGTGCCGGCCGAAGCCTTCTTAGCCGTGCTGGAGTTCCTGTATACCAACAGTGTCAAGCTGCACCGGTACTCT GTGCTGGAGGTGCTGACAGCCGCTGTAGAATATGGGCTGGAGGAACTTCGCGAG CTATGCCTGGAGTTTGTGGTGAAGGTCCTGGACGTGGAGCTGGTTTGTGAGGCTCTGCAG GTTGCTGTAACCTTTGGCCTGGGGCCACTGCAGCAGCGGTGCATAGCcttcatagaggctcacagccag GAGGCGCTCCGCACCCGTGGCTTCCTGGAGCTGTCCGCCACCGCGCTGCTGCCCGTGCTACGCAGTGACAAGCTCTGCGTGGACGAGGCTGAGCTGGTCCAGGCAGCCCGAAGCTGGGCACGCGTGGGCGCC GCGGTGTTGGAGCAACCCGTGGCCGAGGTGGCAGCTCCAGTGGTTCGAGAGCTGAGACTGGCTTTGCTCGCCCCGGCGGAGCTAAGCGCCCTGGAAGAGCAGAACCGACGGGAGCCGCTCATCCCG GTTGAGCAAATTGTGGAGGCATGGAAGTGCCACGCCCTACGGAGAGGAGATGCGGCCCGGAGCGCACCGTGCCGCCGACGGAGGGGCACTCTGCCCCGAGATCACCATCGCTTTCTGGACCTTCGTTTCAAATGA
- the Tctex1d4 gene encoding tctex1 domain-containing protein 4, which translates to MACRTLPSRRQEEETNKDLALKLPLGKPGSHLPSIDETRAIGPGPASRRGSLPGLHPSFSRRNSLAGPLVGLGGRRPSLGPMPPLGSRVSFSGLPLMLPRRMAPSYRLEPAPGEHWEVTSAQRALEAALTAQLSDVCYSGSEAGKLVQALCEQIHMRMRELNLPRYKLVCNVVLGPREGQGVHVVSRALWDAVHDGLASATFTNTSLFAVATVHAVYWE; encoded by the coding sequence ATGGCTTGCAGGACCCTGCCATCCAGACGCCAGGAGGAGGAGACTAACAAAGACCTGGCTCTGAAATTACCCTTAGGGAAACCTGGAAGTCATCTGCCCAGCATTGATGAAACCCGAGCTATAGGCCCAGGCCCAGCCTCTCGTCGTGGCTCCCTGCCGGGCCTACACCCATCCTTTTCGCGCCGCAACTCACTGGCGGGACCCTTAGTGGGTCTTGGAGGTCGACGACCATCATTGGGCCCAATGCCCCCTCTAGGTTCACGAGTTAGTTTTTCTGGGCTGCCCTTGATGCTTCCCCGTAGGATGGCACCCTCATACCGCTTAGAACCAGCGCCCGGGGAACACTGGGAAGTTACAAGTGCCCAGCGTGCCCTGGAGGCAGCACTGACTGCGCAACTGAGCGACGTGTGCTACTCCGGTTCTGAGGCAGGGAAACTGGTGCAAGCGCTGTGTGAACAGATACACATGCGAATGAGGGAGCTCAACCTACCCCGCTACAAATTGGTGTGCAACGTGGTGCTGGGGCCACGTGAGGGACAGGGTGTGCACGTGGTCAGCCGAGCACTCTGGGATGCGGTGCATGATGGACTGGCCTCTGCCACCTTCACCAACACATCTCTATTTGCTGTGGCTACCGTCCACGCGGTCTACTGGGAATGA